CCGGAAGATGCTTTATAGATGAATATGTAATGCTTACTAATACAAGTGAAACATAAAGTTATTTGAAAGCAATTGaaagtaaatgaaaaaaaaatttattaattgcTATGCAGAAAGAGATATATGCTTTACAGAAGAACCATACATATGATTTAGTGCAACTACTTAAGGGAATTAAGCCATTAAAGAACAAGTAAGTTTTTAGGTTGAAGGCTcaaaaatattattctcaaccaaagtacaaagctatattgaatgtgaaagactttggtcaaaagaaatgtgttaactttgaagagattttttctcttattgttaaaatgtcttttaTTCATGGTGCTCTTGGTACTACTGCTTGCTAGAACTTTGatgttgagtagttagatgtaaAGACAACTTTCTTTCATGATGATTTGGAGGTAAagatttatatgaaacaactagaagacttcaaagtcaaaggtaaagataacttTGTCTACAAGTTGAAAAGAGCTTGTATGAcctgaagcaagctccaagacaatgatattaaaagtttgattcatttatgatatataataaatacaaaagaatgactttaaatcattatgtgtacatcaaatggtttggtaagaattttattattttctaactTTATGTTGACAACGTACTGGAAAAGATATATCTATAATTGCTCGGATGAAGAAAgaactaagtgagtcttttgcaatgaaggacatggggccagcaaatcaAATAATGGACATGCAATTTTTTCATGAAAaactaagaagatttggttgtcacaggataaatacatcgagaagatattggaaaggttcagtatgaataatgcaaagccagttggttctcctctaatAAGTTACTTCAAGTTATGGTCAAAACAGAGTCCGCCAAGTGATGAAGAGAAGGAGAAAATAAGAAATGTTCCTTACACTTCTAGTTGAAAGTTTAATGTGTGTAATAGTATATACGAGGCCAAAAATCGCATATgcaatgggtgttactagcagatttcttataAATCTAAGCAAAGAGCACTAAGCAATAGTGAAGTGGATCTTTAGAtacctcagagggagctctaagattTATTTAAACTTTGGAGGTAGACTACCTATGTTAATAggttacatatatacaaatatgataagagatatatatataagaaaatccAAATCAAGTTTTATACTTATTTTTACATGGGGAGCTATGTTATGTGGTGAATTGTGATAACTAGAGTGTCAtatatttgtgtaagaacccaactttTCATTTAATGTTAAAGTATATAGATGTCAAATatcattggattcgaaatgtacttgAAAAGAAACAGTTGcagcttcaaaaaattcacacagatgacgacggagcagacatattgacaaagaccttaccaaacgAAAGGTAGGAGATATGCTGACAACTGGtcgacatggcttcacattgaggagtcatcgaACAGCCTCCTATATGGGCTGAagagggaggttgttgggctgacagtccATAAGTTTAGCCCATAGCTCACCTCCCATTTAATCTAACCCTAGATCTAAtaaagggggtgtggtggctaaaaaaaaaagagaaaaactatAGTAACGAGATAAAAAACTGTAACAAcaacttgattcaaaaaagaggaaaaaatagtaaaaaaataagagaacgtaaaggaagaagataaggataaCGTAGAGAGATTGTTCTTAATCATTCAAGTAATGTTCTCATCTCatattagatcagatctatagtggATTCTAGTTGTGATTATTtagggagaatttggatattgtgcatagtgatATAATccatgtatcccaattattctcttaagATTGTTGTTTGAATCTTAGACAAAAGattatcatatttatatatttattattcttatagtggattatctcttgtttgtcccgtgatttttattttcattagaagagatttttcacgtaaatcttagtattttatttgattataaaTTTCATTTAATTTTGGTGTATGTTACAATTTGTTTATATTTATTCTTATACAAAATTTCTTCAACTTTTTATTGATTACATGAACGAGCACCCGGGTATAGAATACTTCAATGTCGACAAAAAGTACAATTTTTATACCGAATCAATCTGACTTTCGAGGGTTGGACGAGTCTCCACCACAGACGAGGACACCTAATTGGGTGCCCACTCCGAGGAGTTCAGCGACAGACAATGACAAGTTCGCATCATGTGATGCAGAAGACGCACAGCTCCTTTTCCATTTCAAACTCCTTCTCATCGATCAACAACGACTACACAAGTTGACTCCACCAAATACCTTTGTCGCCATTACGGAGGGACAGTACATCTAGAAGTGTTTTAGTGAAAAGTTATGGAATGAAACTTTTCTGAAATCATTTTGAAACTCTTGGATTACTCGACTTGTGAGTTTCTGTATGGTTCATCAAAGTAATAAACTGTTTGTGTGAATTCAAACACACTACATATCCAAGTCTTCGATTTTATTCGTGTATGCTCACAACCGAAAGTGAATTATTCTTGTTCAGCATAAACTACGTTTGCAGTGCATGGTACAGGTTATAGATTCCAGAGCAAAAGCCAACAGGATGTATCAGCTGTGGATAAGGTCGTCTCTATCAGATCGAGAGTCAAACTCATGTAATCAAATGAATCAATCTTTGGGGGAGGGGGGATTTACTTGAGAAGAAAAAACTGGCATATGCTTCCTCAGAAAAGGGACGGAAACTAAATTCTTTTGCTCAGCGCAACCACAAAGCAGCAAGCATACATATCAACGAATTCACAATGGATAGGGAGGGATACAGCAATACAACCTCACCTGAAACCAGCCATGCATGCTGTGTCTGCATGGCTCCCCAGATGCCAACTAGGAAGTATGCCAACTGCATCGACAAAGCTTCTTAGATGGCATTCAGGGAGCCAGGCAGAACATGCATCAGAGCGAGCAGGAGACGATGGTCGTGACCTACAAGAACCCCAAGACCACATGCATCAGTAATCAGCTTTCGTATCAACCAAAAGCCTTAAAAGCTGCAATAGAAAGGAACTCACGCGTCCGCTTTCTTCTCCCGTCAGCTGCGGAAGCCATAAatgtctttctctctctctctctctctctctctctctcacaactCATCTCCCATGTCACATGCATTGCATGTCTAGTGCACTTGGTAAATGACTCAACTCCACAGCTAGCAGAGACGGGGAGGCAGCATATACACGAAGCAGAGCATGAAGGACAAGGGAAAGGCCAAAAGAACCATGTGGAGGTTGGGGGAGGGCCATTCCTTCCTTCTCTTAAAATGGGCGCCGGTCGTGACTTCTTCTGCAGTATGAATCCACGGGAAGAGCCAAGGGCAGCCTGGGTCTTGCACCACGGCACCTTTGGCTTCGTCTTCTTCATCTCTCCTCGTAAATGGTGAATGATGTCATGATACATACCGCATACAATATGTTATGCGATACTGCAAGCTCGATCAAGCCCCAGTCGGTACTAAAACCAAGTAACCAGGTGATCAgtcttctttttctcctttgGTCCTACCTAAACATCCCAACTTCTTACGGTGTATCAATGTgcgtgcatcatccatcgtttctGCATCTGTCGATGAGCAAGACTTTGTTTAGAACAATATAGTCATCGAACTTAGCTAATCTATGATATCCAATGTCTGTTGCACCTTCATTCCGTCTGCTTGGGTCACACGAACCACTCTGCACAAGGTCGGAGAAGAGCCCGCACCGTTCACACCGAAAGTCAAACCTTTGACCGCAAGTCAAACTGGCCGACGTTTCCCTTGACCGGTAGCTGGCGGCAAGAAAATGGGATTTAACCGCGAACAGGCCACGTTGGCCACACCATCCGCGGGGCCCGTCGCCTGATCGTTTAATTTATGTACGACGATGCGATGATGTGTCCAACTGTCGAGCAACAATTCCCACggcaaaaataatatatcttttttcgataaataaaaatattatttaaaaaaggtGTTCATAAACCTTTTATTATCCTTTGATTAATATCACCGAGGCCTTCTAACCCGAAAAGCATACTTCCTTCGTGTCGCCTTTGTTTACGCGCTTGATGATTGGATAACTGAAATGGGGCCCATCAAAATCGAACCAGATCGAGCGGCGATGCCACAGAACACCCTAACCCCCTGaattcttgcccaaaaccctaatcgcGTCGCCGTCCATCCGAAGCGCCCTACCATCTCCCATCGGATCAGCTCCCGCTGAGGATGAGGAATTTGTGGAGGAATCTCTCGCTGCGAAGCCTCCCTTGGATCGCTTCCCGCGGCCCCAGCGTTAGCCCTCCCAACCTCCTGGTGAAGGTTCCGGAACCCAAAAACCCTTCCTTTCTCCTTCCGTTTGTCGGCAGGATTCGCTCTCCGTCGTACCTTGCAATCCGCTGGTTCTCGCCGGATCCGGCCGATTCGGATGAGATCAAAGCAGAGTTGGAGTCCCTCGACCTCTCGTTCGACCGGGAGACCATGGATTTGGTGCTTCGGGATCTCAAGTGCGTGCATTCCGCTTCGGAGGATGGACGCGTCAAGCTGAATTCAGAATCCTACAATCGAATGCTTCAAACCCTTGGAAACAATGGGCGGTCAGAGGAATTCTGGCGTGTTGTTGGGACCATGAGAAAGAAAGGCTTTGGGATCTCTAAAGCCACCTACTTGTCCGTCTCAAAGAGTTTTCGCGAGGAGAAAATGGAGAAAGATGTCAATTTGTTGAACGAAGCCTACTCTCTGAGCACTGGTCGAAACGAGGCTGAAACGGCGTGTCGGGAAATTTGCAAGATCTTGAGGGAAGAGGAACCAGGTGAAATCCTTCAAAAGAAGCTGGATGATATCGATGACAGCTTGTTATCCGACTCGGTCGGTGTGGTCTTGGAGTTGACTAGCCAGCACCCTGAGAAAGCTTTGCTGTTGATGGAGCAGGTAGAAAAGAGGTCGTCCTTGAAGATTGATGGCGGTGTTTATAATGCTATGGCCAGGATTTTGGGTCGAAAAGATTGCATCAATGAGTTTCAGGATCTCCTTCGGAAGATGAGAGATCAGGGTCATGAATTGGAgttcaaaacatatatcaaagtGTCACACTGGTTTCACCAGCGAAAGATGATTGCAGAAGTGGCAGATTTGTATGAGTTTGCGATGAGTGGTACAGTGAAGCCTGCACCTCAGGATTTCTTGTTCCTCTTGAAGAAGATAGTTTTGAGTAAAGATCTAGATTTGGATTTGATTACCCGGGTTGTCCGCATTTTTGTGGAAGATGGAAATTCCATCAAGAGATCGGTTTTTGGTGGAGTTCTTAAATCCTTGAGGAGCGTTGGTAGATTGGGGGAGTGTGATAAGGTCTTAACGGCCATGGAACAGGGAGGATTTGCGGCTGATAGTTCTGTACATGATCGGGTAGTCATCGGACTTTGTGATGCTGGGAGGTCGGATGGAGCCTTCAAATACTTGGACCATATTGAAAATGAAGGCTATAGTTTGGATGTGAAGACATGGACATATTTGGTCAAAAAACATTCGGTGGCTGGCGAACTAGAACAAGCATTGTCTTGCTTCAAGGTGATGACAGAAAGAAGGGGTGGTGAAAATGTTGGTTGTGCCTTTGAGGAGCTGATGAAAGGATTTTGCCAGAAGGACAAAATAAAAGATGCACACAAGGTTCTAAATGAGATGGTAACTAAAAGAAATGTACAGCCTTGGCACAGCACCTACAAGTTTCTAATTGAAATGTTCATAAATCAAGGGTACCTTAAGGAATCTTTTAGTCTTCTGGAACCGATGAAAAGTCATGGTTTTCCTCCGTATATTGACCCGTATATAAGTTATATGTCAAAGTCGGGGACCGTGGATGATGCAATGGGTTTTCTGAAGGCTATGACGGTGAAGGAGTTTCCTTCTAGAACGGTGTTCATGCGCGTTTTTGAAACACTACTCAAAGCAGGCAGGCATGACGTGGCGCATGGTATACTTTCTAAATCTCCAGGATCCGTCCGTAATCATGCTGATGTCTTGGATCTGTTCTACTCAATGAAACCAGACGATGCTTCTGCAGTCATTGCTTAGACCATCCACGGAATTCAAAAATTGTTGTGCTTCCTACAACAGCTATCCATCTTTTGATTTATGCAGTAAAACTTACTTGAGGATGATAAATTGGCCACGAATAATGCCAATATTTATAACCAGTTCCTCTGAAGACTTCAATTTCATAGACTCGGTATCAATTTGAGAATTATTGGCTAACGGAAGAATCACCTTCCTGAACTGACACTCAACCTATTATTTTGCAGAAGAGATGATTGCCGATGCTGATATTCAGGCTGCTATCCTCACAAGTTATGAACTGTTTGTTTTAATTAGCTGATTTTTGAAGTTTGAGCACCCTCTTCTTTCACATATTGGTTAGGTTATAATGGTAAATTGACATCTTATCATATTTAAACTGCATTTGATGGGCCTATGTGCCATGCGTATTtagttgatttttttatttttatttttgtatatgcATGTGCACTTGTATCTATCTTCATGCCCGGTCCTGTGAGCCGAAGCTTATTACAATGACCAAAAAATGGCGTAAACACCAGAGCGTCGCCTCGGTCCATAAACTAGGTAGGATCCAATATTCAATCCTGTTCTTAGTTCTGATTTTATGTCTGGGTTCATTGATCTCTGGTGATGCCCGATGCCTCACATGATGGCATCTTAGTTGAATTTGCCCAGTGTCTCCTGCAATGAACTGACCATTTGGTGTCTCCCTTACCTTCCATTTCTGCAGGGTCTTGTCTGTGTCCTCTACGCATGCAGCTTCATCGCCTTTTCATTAGTTCCTCCGTAGGGTGATGGGCACAACTATGAGGGGGCATGCTCGATTTTGTCGatctagaattttatgaatttgttGAGGTTTACTACATATTAGGTCTGAATTCATTTGAAGCTTGCAAAATCTCGACAGCTTGTCTTGTAGGTGCTTCGCATGGATTGTGACTCAGAAATTGATGGTGCCTCAATCCTCATAAGGAATGCAGCCGCAGTCACTGTTGAAGGTAAATGCTTATAGAATTCTTGGTCTTGAGACATTAGAATGCTAGCTTGGATTCATCGAATGGTGAACCTCGCCCACCCCCGCCCCCTCTCTTCTGCAATGGAAATGAAGAAATGGATTTCGAATGGCTACCTCATAGTTGAAACCTTGTTCATGTAATCATCATGTAACTCCTTGGTTCAAATAAGCTGGTGGAGAAACTCCATGAGGTGAGCTGAGTGGTAAAACATCTTTTGGATGCTTTTCGACGCTTAAAACAAAGTAATTATGAAAGTGGCTATGCAACACAAAAGAGGTTGGCTCCTTGAAGTGAGTGAGTCCGTAGGTTGGGGATGGAGTAAGATCAAGATTCGTCCTTTAGTTTCGTTAAGGTTTTCAAGTTTCCGTAAGTTACACCCAAATCAAATATTAGTTTTGACCAGTCCAGAGAGTTGAAACAATGTAGAATATTCGTGATATATAGATTAGCCCAAGGTAGTCTAGGCTAGGCTAGGCTAGGCTCGAGTGTGACTTGTATGAAGAAGATGAAGGTTGATTGAGATTCTAGACGTGATTCCTCCATGAAGTAATTTTGGTATGGTTGGCTTAACTAGAGAGGATATTATGAGATATGACTAAAATGTGCTCTCGGCATGCATTCGTCCGATTGGGTTGTTGTCACATGTCGAGCACTAAttaaagggatttgaaagtgcgtGCAATCAGTGTGCTAGTTTGATATATTGGTCATCAATCTTTGACGATTAGCTTGGGATGGGTATGGGTGTGTCAAGTATCTTTTGATGATGCTTAGCAGCCTGAGAACGACATAGTATATAATGTACCCCTCCaatgctttgctttgctttgctttgctttgcttagCTCAGCTCAGGGGTGAGCGTGCAATGAAATGAAGGAAATAACATTGCTTGAATCGCCTCGATGCTAGATGGTGTGGGAGTCTCTCGATCGATCGGTTGGTCGATCAATGGAGTAACTCAACTGATTTGGAGGGTGGATGGCTCGACCATCGATCGAGCAATGGAGTAACTTGCTGATTTGTCTGCTTTGGATGGTGGAGATTGGATCGAAGTTGATCTAGCAAAGTACAATTGAAGTGCCCACTCCCTCTCAACCATCTACAATTGGTCGGCGGAAGAAATTGAGATGATAAGATGTCGTGGGGGTCCATGGGCATCCAGATCGTATTTGATGGGCCGACGATAAAGTTGGTGGTAGGATGCCGATCCGTATGCGGCCCAAGTGCTCACACTTTGCAGCCCCACGACCATCGAGCACACCAAATCTTTATTGTAGGGGGGGGATGTCCAGGGACCCACACCGGGCGGTGGGCTCTTGCTCTGGAGTTGCAGTGGGGTTTTAGAGGGCCCACGTCGTGCGTCCGCCTGCAGTGGGGCCGATGGACCCACATCAGGTATGGCCATTCGGATCTGCCCATGTCGAACAGCTTGCTTTGTTGGGCCCGATCAGCTATAAAAGCTCCTCATCTGCTGCCCGCGTAAGGAAGGCAGGAGGAGGACACTCGGCTTGGTTGATTTGCCCACCTATTCAAATCTAGTGAATTAGCTCCGAGTTCGGCTGATCTGCTCGCCTTACGTCGAATTCGATCCACCCACATCCGGTAGATTGTGTTAAAAAGACAAGACACTTTTGGTCTACGGAGAATGCATTCAACAGAATTTGATCCGAATGCCGACCAACCCACATCACAGGCAAGTTGGGTCCATGTTAAAGATACTCGTAGGATCCATCAATCAATCGTTGAGATGCTTTCGTTTACAAAAAAAGATGCATTAAAGATGCTTGTGTCCGTGAATGATGCAGCATAGACCATTGAGATGCTTTTGTCCGCAAAGGATGTACTAGATACTTCGGATGCTTTTGTTCGTTAAGGATACAACGATCACTTCAAATGCTTTTCCCACGTGACACTTATGGATGTATTGGATGCTTTTGTTCGTTAAGGATACAGCGATCACTTCAAATGCTTTTCCCACGTGACACTTATGGATGTATTGGATGCTTTTGTTCGTTAAGGATACAGCGATCACTTCAAATGCTTTTCCCACGTGACACTTATGGATGTATTGGATGCTTTTGTTCGTTAAGGATACAGCGATCACTTCAAATGCTTTTCCCACGTAACACTTATGGATGTATTGGATGCTTCGCGAAGAACATGTTGAATGTTGGGATGCTTTGGCCGTTGCAATCACACTATCATCGAAAAAAAATACTTGGAGTCATTTCGACCACATTGTTGTCGATGGGAATACTTGGAAACCATTTTAATTGTGCCCAAGTTCACAAGATGACATTCTCGTGATGTGAGCGTCCGATACGACTAAGGTGAGGAGGAGGACTCGAACTCGAACGTTGACGTGGACTTAAACGCTCATCCCAAAATCATCTTTCACGaagataattttaatttgaataaaattaaataatattctcgacgttaaataattttatcaataaccgataaaagtaaaataattttaataaacaataatttttataacataattaattttttaaatcgatttaactagaaaaaaaaaatattctgagATAGAATATTCCTTTTGACAATCAATCTCCTATGCTCATATTACCTGAGGTGCCACATGCCGAGCCTTAATTGGGACGAATATTTCCCCATCAGCAACCAAAGTCCCCATATGCAATCACCAATAATTTTATCAACCGCATGAGTGAAATGATAATGAACTGTTATTTCCATCATACCAAAGTACAACAGTGGGTATACATTCTCTTGCCATCAAAATTTACTTTACAGGTCCGACGCTAGAAAGAATTATAACTCACCAACTTAATGTGTTACCCCTCCCAAGTTTTTGTCATCTGATGCTCATCAGAAGAGGAGGATCCAAAAGACAAAAATTTAAGCTTTTCACCAATAAGGACAACTCCAGCAACTGAGAGAGCAAACAAGCAGGATGTCTCTGAAGTATAACCTCTACCATCGGCAACATCTGATAACGAAATCTATCCACACCCTTTTGGATCAGGCTTCCCAAGTAGCTTTCCAGATGCAATCAAAACTAGCCTCCAAACCTTTTGATTCGTTGCTTACTGTTGCAAAGCCTCAGCTTTCCGCTCAATAATTACCAGTCCAATTTATCTGTGCATGTTGTGGCTG
The window above is part of the Musa acuminata AAA Group cultivar baxijiao chromosome BXJ1-1, Cavendish_Baxijiao_AAA, whole genome shotgun sequence genome. Proteins encoded here:
- the LOC135639348 gene encoding pentatricopeptide repeat-containing protein At3g02490, mitochondrial-like, whose amino-acid sequence is MRNLWRNLSLRSLPWIASRGPSVSPPNLLVKVPEPKNPSFLLPFVGRIRSPSYLAIRWFSPDPADSDEIKAELESLDLSFDRETMDLVLRDLKCVHSASEDGRVKLNSESYNRMLQTLGNNGRSEEFWRVVGTMRKKGFGISKATYLSVSKSFREEKMEKDVNLLNEAYSLSTGRNEAETACREICKILREEEPGEILQKKLDDIDDSLLSDSVGVVLELTSQHPEKALLLMEQVEKRSSLKIDGGVYNAMARILGRKDCINEFQDLLRKMRDQGHELEFKTYIKVSHWFHQRKMIAEVADLYEFAMSGTVKPAPQDFLFLLKKIVLSKDLDLDLITRVVRIFVEDGNSIKRSVFGGVLKSLRSVGRLGECDKVLTAMEQGGFAADSSVHDRVVIGLCDAGRSDGAFKYLDHIENEGYSLDVKTWTYLVKKHSVAGELEQALSCFKVMTERRGGENVGCAFEELMKGFCQKDKIKDAHKVLNEMVTKRNVQPWHSTYKFLIEMFINQGYLKESFSLLEPMKSHGFPPYIDPYISYMSKSGTVDDAMGFLKAMTVKEFPSRTVFMRVFETLLKAGRHDVAHGILSKSPGSVRNHADVLDLFYSMKPDDASAVIA